From Spartinivicinus ruber, the proteins below share one genomic window:
- a CDS encoding RES family NAD+ phosphorylase, protein MLKGWRIAAPVYSKTPQEILSGEGAFLFGGCWNSKGTRVVYLSESLALASMELLAHLKQSDILMQYHKLPVSFDESLVMDLDTDSLPLNWQSYEMEPDTQATGDFWVQNKLSLLLRVPSVIIPEESNYILNPAHPEFDKLDIGEIVDFGFDSRLVKK, encoded by the coding sequence ATGCTAAAAGGATGGAGAATAGCAGCACCGGTATACTCAAAAACACCACAAGAGATACTATCAGGAGAAGGAGCCTTTTTATTTGGTGGGTGCTGGAACTCAAAGGGAACAAGAGTTGTTTATCTTTCTGAAAGCCTGGCACTTGCCTCTATGGAGTTGTTAGCGCACCTCAAACAGTCAGATATACTGATGCAATATCACAAGCTGCCAGTGTCGTTCGATGAGTCGTTAGTCATGGATCTAGATACAGATAGCTTACCGTTGAACTGGCAGTCTTATGAAATGGAACCAGATACACAGGCAACAGGTGATTTCTGGGTGCAAAATAAACTATCTTTGCTGCTTAGAGTGCCTAGTGTAATTATTCCAGAGGAGTCAAATTATATTCTTAATCCAGCGCACCCAGAATTTGATAAGCTTGATATAGGTGAAATTGTTGACTTCGGGTTTGATTCTAGATTGGTGAAAAAATGA
- a CDS encoding dirigent protein encodes MSDTEDRLDSPGDIFVFDQILLAENGKDILGRNAGFCIRTDPGVPDFSGTDHPTLPDNPENNYGQCQWSLVFSDSGKGKKGSIQVAGRESDKGLSEIAIIGGTGDFLGIKGVLCSTPEPQNKRFKQVLVYSKKSNNKNQLRCP; translated from the coding sequence ATATCCGATACAGAAGATCGGCTAGACTCTCCAGGGGATATTTTTGTTTTTGACCAAATCCTTCTTGCGGAAAATGGTAAAGATATTCTTGGTCGCAATGCAGGCTTTTGTATTCGAACAGACCCTGGCGTCCCTGATTTTAGTGGTACTGATCATCCAACACTACCAGACAACCCAGAAAACAACTATGGTCAATGCCAATGGAGCCTCGTTTTCAGTGATTCTGGAAAAGGGAAAAAAGGTAGCATACAGGTTGCGGGTAGGGAGTCTGATAAAGGGTTATCAGAGATTGCAATTATTGGTGGAACAGGAGATTTTTTGGGAATTAAAGGGGTGTTATGTAGTACTCCAGAACCTCAGAATAAACGCTTTAAACAAGTTTTAGTTTATTCCAAAAAAAGCAACAACAAGAATCAGTTGAGATGTCCATAG
- a CDS encoding transporter substrate-binding domain-containing protein: MRIFIIIIEMILTTSIISKLNAEQILRISTAEYPPYNSKSLKHGGLIPHIIKEAFVIAGYKVKFEFYPWKRAYQMSVDGTVDATAQWLDSKERRKYHYYSDPLVEDQNDFDQYIENSRKGLY, translated from the coding sequence ATGAGAATATTCATAATTATCATTGAGATGATACTGACCACATCTATTATAAGTAAACTCAATGCTGAACAAATTTTAAGGATTTCAACAGCTGAGTATCCACCATATAACTCCAAATCTTTAAAGCATGGAGGTCTTATACCACACATTATTAAAGAAGCATTTGTTATAGCAGGTTATAAAGTAAAGTTTGAATTCTATCCTTGGAAACGAGCCTATCAAATGTCTGTGGATGGAACTGTTGATGCTACTGCTCAATGGTTAGACTCAAAAGAGCGTAGAAAATATCATTACTATAGTGATCCTCTTGTTGAAGATCAGAACGACTTCGATCAGTATATTGAAAACTCCCGTAAAGGACTCTATTAA
- a CDS encoding M60 family metallopeptidase: MKKSLWISALGIASAIGLNTGVAKTQSYHFIQLGEKAQCLTVQSPVSNHAAVRMNSCEGLPEQQWYQDALGRFHSRVAPDFCMEAGRNPANNSAVFMWRCHQGIHQQWQLTDLQLQNKKNPQMVLDASASEPGKVITYAAHGGTNQRWQWLSVEPPINHNQLQARIEQADNLLKQVVSGVENNAYYPEDIDGFLPMVADAKQVMADDDATQSIVDQATKTLEEATALFQALKISHKKDLEALYHNVQKIEFSSSNISRLVAINSQGFLVHAKEPQLGVGTIAAGRLGKGRVVVLGREINDYLNVLTNPAAQPSMQQFASNLLSWLTARHPQPYDTVLQTADQRLKVLVQWKQWRNKTFDDQYQIDPTTVADIAKQAALFDPAEFPVAIVDPRIESPEVQAVLEDYVNAGGSLLMGHQVWTWKTNLKTAPGQQLLTKAGIAWDGGKSRSQLSHQIASKPAINEMIGRNVPERLAYLKAVEEGVAAYTVSKGTLEQLAINLGRTLQNLPLPVNTLLTYLDKDLNYPFDRLTERPYTQVLAYIDSVTKDLSTNQSAAAGHDVMGIVPTDAVSTVKTLAFDFNQEHSDWVRTSRTAPFWLSTGLYARAGETIVIEVASPSDQTMAKGQASHIEVRVNGHTDNIATEKNRKKWARPPQVSFTQALKVGRNTINAPYGGLIYLTTSHKQYRQAQANITIKNAVKAPYFKLGEHSNAQWNSEIKHYPAPWGEIHSGNMIVLLSKQQLQQIEDVEAYAKAWQQLTNNTYQLMGLGKDKPEPHKTPSLPNRFHSDLTISAGWMHAGYPIMAPLEAKLEKYSNVLGWGPFHELGHNYQQRDWMLPGTMEVTVNLFSLYQQDQFGQPSRLAAQKTYDKVLKKLNEGKGWNDIKDLFERLAFYHQFALAYGWDFYTELYSQTRELYHQRGYAKTKGQSAADYLLIMGSKIAKEDLRRYFEKWQITVSDEAKQQVAHMELPMPAIPLWLYGTQQYTSDAL; this comes from the coding sequence GTGAAAAAATCGTTATGGATTTCTGCACTGGGTATTGCTAGTGCCATTGGATTAAATACAGGTGTGGCAAAAACACAGTCATATCACTTTATTCAATTAGGTGAAAAAGCACAGTGTTTAACTGTGCAGTCACCAGTCTCGAATCATGCGGCTGTAAGGATGAATAGCTGTGAAGGGCTGCCTGAACAACAATGGTATCAGGATGCGTTAGGTCGTTTTCATTCCCGTGTTGCTCCCGATTTTTGTATGGAAGCGGGTCGTAATCCTGCGAATAATTCCGCTGTTTTTATGTGGCGATGCCACCAGGGAATTCATCAACAATGGCAGTTAACAGATCTGCAACTCCAAAATAAAAAAAATCCCCAGATGGTGCTGGATGCTTCTGCCTCTGAGCCAGGCAAAGTGATTACCTATGCAGCTCATGGTGGAACGAATCAACGTTGGCAGTGGCTTTCTGTTGAGCCCCCTATAAACCACAACCAATTACAAGCCCGCATTGAGCAAGCCGATAATCTATTAAAACAAGTTGTATCTGGCGTAGAAAATAATGCCTATTACCCTGAGGATATTGATGGCTTTTTACCTATGGTAGCGGATGCCAAGCAGGTAATGGCAGATGACGATGCCACGCAAAGTATAGTAGACCAAGCAACAAAAACATTAGAAGAAGCCACAGCGCTCTTTCAAGCGTTGAAAATTTCTCACAAAAAAGATTTAGAAGCGTTATATCACAATGTACAAAAAATTGAATTTTCGAGCAGCAATATTAGCCGGTTGGTTGCCATAAATTCTCAAGGGTTTTTAGTGCATGCCAAAGAGCCACAATTAGGTGTTGGGACCATTGCCGCTGGCCGACTAGGGAAAGGCCGTGTAGTTGTATTAGGGCGTGAAATTAACGACTATTTAAACGTTTTGACTAACCCGGCGGCTCAACCGAGTATGCAGCAATTTGCTAGTAATCTATTGAGCTGGTTAACGGCGAGACACCCTCAGCCTTACGATACAGTTCTACAAACCGCTGACCAGCGTTTGAAAGTGTTAGTGCAATGGAAGCAATGGCGCAATAAAACATTTGATGATCAATATCAGATTGATCCTACTACAGTAGCTGATATTGCCAAACAAGCCGCCCTGTTTGATCCAGCTGAGTTTCCTGTTGCTATTGTTGATCCTCGTATCGAGTCACCAGAAGTACAAGCTGTGCTTGAAGATTACGTCAACGCAGGGGGAAGCTTGCTGATGGGGCATCAGGTGTGGACCTGGAAAACTAACCTGAAAACCGCACCAGGCCAGCAGCTTCTCACGAAAGCTGGTATTGCCTGGGATGGAGGTAAATCGCGTTCCCAACTTTCACATCAAATTGCAAGTAAGCCTGCTATTAATGAAATGATTGGAAGAAACGTACCCGAACGTTTAGCCTATCTGAAAGCCGTTGAAGAAGGCGTTGCGGCTTATACCGTATCAAAAGGTACTCTCGAACAACTAGCTATTAACTTAGGGCGTACTCTTCAAAACTTACCTCTACCGGTAAACACGTTACTCACCTACCTCGACAAGGATCTCAACTATCCATTCGACCGACTGACTGAAAGGCCGTATACCCAAGTGTTAGCTTATATTGACTCAGTTACAAAAGACTTATCAACCAATCAGAGCGCAGCAGCGGGTCATGACGTGATGGGCATTGTTCCCACAGATGCTGTTTCGACCGTTAAAACTCTCGCGTTTGATTTTAATCAAGAGCACAGTGACTGGGTCAGAACATCCCGTACCGCCCCTTTTTGGTTAAGCACAGGCCTTTATGCCCGTGCTGGCGAAACGATTGTGATTGAAGTCGCCTCTCCATCGGATCAAACAATGGCTAAGGGTCAAGCCAGTCACATTGAAGTCCGGGTGAATGGCCATACGGATAACATTGCCACAGAAAAGAACCGTAAAAAATGGGCACGTCCTCCACAGGTTAGCTTTACGCAGGCATTAAAAGTAGGCCGTAATACCATTAATGCCCCTTATGGTGGACTAATCTACCTGACTACTTCTCACAAACAGTATCGTCAGGCGCAAGCTAACATCACAATCAAAAATGCCGTAAAAGCCCCTTACTTTAAGCTGGGTGAACACTCGAATGCCCAATGGAATAGCGAAATTAAACATTATCCTGCGCCTTGGGGAGAAATCCACAGTGGCAATATGATCGTTTTATTGTCCAAGCAGCAGCTACAACAAATTGAGGATGTTGAAGCTTACGCCAAAGCCTGGCAGCAGTTGACAAATAACACCTACCAACTGATGGGGCTAGGTAAAGATAAACCGGAGCCACATAAGACCCCATCGTTACCTAACCGTTTTCACTCGGATTTAACCATCAGTGCGGGCTGGATGCATGCAGGTTACCCCATCATGGCCCCCTTAGAAGCCAAATTGGAAAAATACAGCAATGTATTGGGTTGGGGGCCTTTCCACGAGCTGGGCCATAATTATCAACAGCGCGATTGGATGTTACCTGGAACAATGGAAGTGACAGTTAACCTGTTCTCGCTCTATCAACAAGATCAATTTGGCCAGCCGTCACGTTTAGCCGCTCAGAAGACTTATGACAAGGTGCTGAAAAAGCTCAATGAAGGCAAAGGCTGGAATGACATTAAGGACCTTTTTGAGCGTTTGGCATTTTATCATCAATTTGCGTTAGCTTATGGATGGGATTTTTATACAGAGTTGTACAGCCAAACCCGTGAGCTTTACCATCAGCGAGGCTATGCGAAGACCAAGGGGCAGTCTGCAGCCGATTATTTACTGATTATGGGTTCGAAAATTGCCAAGGAAGATTTACGGCGTTATTTTGAAAAATGGCAAATTACCGTCTCGGATGAAGCGAAGCAGCAGGTCGCCCACATGGAACTCCCCATGCCGGCCATACCGTTATGGTTATACGGGACCCAACAATATACCTCTGATGCGCTTTAA
- the parS gene encoding type II RES/Xre toxin-antitoxin system antitoxin, with translation MSASGRIESGSSKLQFNPAKATKKNKLLALVIGMDRIKIQTSLLEGLSVKAIAHIEKALGIDQKTFLLISGMSKATLSRRKQAGRLTPDESSKVYRFVQLYDLVKAMMLDDDEKAKNWLKTPEPLFGGNTPLEHARTEFGAKEVEDLIGRIRHGVFS, from the coding sequence ATGTCTGCCTCTGGAAGAATAGAAAGTGGAAGCTCAAAGCTTCAATTTAACCCTGCTAAAGCCACTAAAAAGAACAAGCTACTTGCTCTTGTAATTGGTATGGACCGGATAAAAATTCAGACCTCATTATTAGAAGGCCTTTCAGTAAAGGCTATTGCTCATATTGAAAAGGCGCTAGGAATTGATCAAAAAACATTTTTGCTAATTTCTGGCATGTCAAAAGCTACCCTAAGCCGTCGAAAGCAAGCAGGACGCCTAACGCCAGATGAGTCAAGCAAGGTGTATCGGTTTGTTCAACTATATGACTTAGTAAAAGCAATGATGCTGGACGACGACGAGAAGGCCAAAAACTGGCTAAAAACACCAGAGCCTTTATTTGGTGGTAACACCCCACTGGAGCATGCCAGAACAGAATTCGGTGCAAAGGAAGTGGAAGACCTTATCGGGCGTATCCGACATGGGGTGTTTAGTTAA
- a CDS encoding response regulator: MAKILIVDDSETMIEGHKAILEGLGHTIYSAESGEEGVEKAIEILPDLILMDIVMPKMNGFQATRKITTDDRTKHIPVVILTTKDQKTDIMWAKRQGAKGYLIKPANKKELASTIDQLLEESNK; this comes from the coding sequence ATGGCAAAAATTCTAATCGTGGATGACTCAGAAACAATGATAGAAGGGCATAAAGCAATTCTTGAGGGTCTCGGACACACTATATATTCCGCCGAAAGTGGTGAAGAGGGTGTTGAAAAAGCAATTGAAATTTTGCCAGACTTGATCTTGATGGACATAGTGATGCCTAAAATGAATGGATTTCAAGCTACGAGAAAAATCACTACAGATGATCGCACCAAACATATTCCAGTAGTGATCCTGACAACAAAAGATCAGAAAACAGATATCATGTGGGCTAAGCGGCAAGGAGCCAAGGGATATTTGATCAAGCCTGCCAACAAAAAGGAGCTGGCGAGTACAATCGACCAGCTTTTAGAAGAATCCAACAAGTGA
- a CDS encoding LD-carboxypeptidase yields the protein MLKKFCALLVYFLTFPLLADSYKSIALISVSTQYDEEKIKSVTDALVKKGYVVSTKYLNQVVSDFGYVNTEKARAESLINALLDDGVDIVWFVKGGGGGVNILPYLHMEKERLLLAKPKILIGFSDVTAIHSFVNETLQWKSLHGVVASYNKDNKDKDEKKIQVNDLEPLPSVEQVLSKGVFYQNIIPLNTLAKKGANGELRGGNFTLVSSLFSTVYEPNLSGKILLLEDIGTSFRQLDRRLHQLLFKKDLNVNAIVFGQFYPLDPTDEQRLIYKSVIEKFAQKFNKPVYYYPYVGHGRKNHPLILGTNSTLKCEKDSEYCFIKQ from the coding sequence TTGTTAAAGAAGTTTTGTGCACTATTAGTTTATTTTTTAACATTTCCATTATTAGCTGATAGCTATAAAAGTATTGCTCTCATTTCAGTATCAACCCAATATGATGAAGAAAAAATAAAAAGTGTTACTGATGCATTAGTGAAAAAGGGTTATGTTGTTTCAACAAAATACTTGAATCAAGTTGTTTCTGACTTTGGCTATGTAAATACAGAAAAGGCTAGGGCAGAAAGTTTAATAAATGCTTTATTAGATGATGGTGTAGATATTGTGTGGTTTGTAAAAGGAGGTGGTGGAGGGGTAAATATTCTACCTTATCTTCATATGGAAAAAGAAAGATTACTATTAGCAAAACCTAAAATATTAATTGGTTTCAGTGATGTCACAGCCATTCATTCATTTGTGAATGAAACTCTACAATGGAAATCTTTGCATGGTGTTGTAGCAAGCTATAATAAGGATAACAAAGATAAAGACGAAAAAAAGATACAAGTGAATGACTTAGAGCCACTACCTTCAGTGGAACAGGTATTATCAAAAGGAGTATTTTACCAAAATATCATTCCATTAAATACATTAGCTAAGAAAGGAGCTAATGGTGAACTAAGAGGCGGTAATTTTACTTTAGTTTCGTCATTATTTTCTACAGTATATGAACCAAATCTATCGGGTAAAATCCTACTTTTAGAAGATATTGGTACATCATTCCGTCAATTAGATAGACGTCTTCACCAGCTTCTATTCAAGAAAGACTTAAATGTTAATGCAATAGTATTTGGACAGTTTTATCCTCTTGACCCAACAGATGAACAACGTCTAATTTATAAGTCTGTAATTGAGAAATTTGCACAAAAATTCAATAAGCCTGTTTATTATTACCCTTATGTAGGACATGGAAGGAAAAATCACCCATTAATCTTAGGGACTAATTCTACTCTTAAATGCGAAAAAGATTCTGAGTATTGTTTTATTAAACAGTAA
- a CDS encoding substrate-binding periplasmic protein, with translation MKLIVLAYLLSTFFSSVHAKTYTVGLVDWPPFAYVDNQSIRGISVEIVQEVSKRTGITIKIVEFPWARLMVLLEGGKVDGIAFVAKNKERERYILYPEEPYYTLTTVFYVRKGDRDQVQTYNDLYRLGVGVVRGSEYFDPFNNDPKITKTEVVKEIQLLQMLDKGRVGVIVGTHPQVEAQIAQHGFTEKFEQAVYHPGNDAQIYFGLSRKSALASYESRITEAIRAMKKDGLIQKISKKYLK, from the coding sequence ATGAAACTGATCGTCCTAGCTTATCTACTGTCGACCTTCTTCAGTTCTGTCCATGCGAAGACTTATACGGTCGGGCTTGTTGACTGGCCCCCCTTTGCTTATGTAGACAATCAGTCTATACGAGGAATCAGTGTAGAAATTGTTCAGGAAGTTTCAAAACGCACTGGTATTACAATCAAAATCGTGGAATTTCCTTGGGCAAGATTGATGGTACTTTTGGAAGGGGGCAAGGTGGATGGTATTGCCTTTGTGGCAAAAAACAAGGAGCGAGAGAGGTACATTCTCTATCCAGAAGAACCTTACTATACACTGACTACTGTTTTTTATGTGCGTAAGGGAGATCGAGATCAAGTCCAGACCTACAATGACCTTTATCGACTCGGCGTTGGAGTCGTTCGCGGGTCTGAATATTTCGATCCTTTTAACAATGATCCAAAGATCACCAAAACGGAGGTAGTAAAGGAAATCCAGTTGCTGCAAATGTTGGACAAAGGCCGTGTTGGTGTGATTGTCGGTACACATCCCCAGGTAGAGGCTCAAATTGCTCAGCATGGGTTTACCGAAAAATTCGAGCAGGCAGTCTATCATCCGGGAAACGATGCGCAAATCTATTTCGGCCTTTCCCGTAAATCAGCTTTGGCAAGCTATGAGTCGCGTATTACAGAGGCTATCCGAGCCATGAAGAAGGATGGATTGATTCAGAAAATATCTAAGAAATATCTTAAATAG
- a CDS encoding type 2 periplasmic-binding domain-containing protein — protein sequence MNMKKLYYFCLFLIFLSSLSSKEERKLLISTAENLPWSSKDLKHGGFVHHVITEAFQREGYNVSYVYYPWARNYKQGLSGEYDATAYWICAPKRAKYFFVANHYIRKIMFSFI from the coding sequence ATGAATATGAAAAAGCTTTATTATTTTTGTTTATTTCTTATTTTTTTATCTTCTCTTTCTTCGAAAGAGGAAAGAAAACTGTTAATAAGTACAGCTGAAAATTTACCTTGGTCATCAAAAGACTTGAAACATGGAGGCTTTGTTCACCATGTTATAACAGAGGCATTCCAACGAGAAGGCTATAATGTCTCATATGTGTATTACCCATGGGCTAGGAATTATAAACAAGGTTTATCGGGAGAATATGACGCCACTGCTTACTGGATATGTGCCCCAAAAAGAGCTAAATATTTTTTTGTAGCGAACCATTATATCAGGAAGATTATGTTTTCTTTTATTTAA
- a CDS encoding glycine betaine ABC transporter substrate-binding protein, with product MMLKSTVRILTNLLLYAGLLIGCSDDELEVQQAAIKETKEKIVLAYAEWTDAIATTHTIKLVLESHGYEVSMTSASINQVWAMVASGEADAMVTAWLPSTHKDYLEQYQEKIENLGPNLSGTRLGLVVPSYVQISAINELNSFSDQFNGVIHGIEPTAGLMKLTKQAIKIYQLKYQLTQNKSINMLRKLEQSIDQKKYIVVTGWTPHWKFAKFDLKYLADPKQVFGKQEFINSIINKEFSKNNPQASKIIDDFEWTTSDIAQVMVWMNKGMRPQDAANKWLSSKK from the coding sequence ATGATGCTCAAAAGTACAGTTAGGATTTTAACTAATTTACTTCTATATGCTGGTCTTTTAATAGGTTGCAGTGATGATGAATTAGAAGTTCAGCAAGCGGCAATCAAGGAAACAAAAGAAAAGATAGTGTTAGCTTATGCAGAGTGGACAGATGCCATTGCAACAACGCATACGATAAAGCTAGTGCTAGAGTCCCATGGGTATGAGGTGTCTATGACTTCTGCCAGTATCAATCAGGTATGGGCAATGGTAGCATCCGGAGAAGCAGATGCTATGGTTACAGCCTGGTTACCGTCTACTCACAAAGATTATCTAGAGCAATATCAAGAAAAAATAGAAAACTTAGGGCCAAACCTATCAGGTACTCGCTTAGGATTGGTAGTTCCTTCCTATGTTCAAATTAGTGCCATTAATGAACTAAATAGTTTTTCAGATCAATTCAATGGCGTTATACATGGGATTGAACCAACAGCAGGGTTAATGAAGCTAACAAAACAGGCTATCAAAATCTACCAGCTTAAATATCAATTAACTCAAAATAAAAGTATTAATATGCTCAGGAAACTTGAACAAAGCATTGATCAGAAAAAATATATAGTGGTCACAGGTTGGACACCACACTGGAAGTTTGCGAAGTTTGACTTAAAGTATTTGGCAGACCCGAAGCAAGTTTTTGGTAAGCAGGAGTTTATAAACTCTATTATAAATAAAGAATTTTCTAAAAATAATCCTCAAGCAAGTAAAATTATTGATGATTTTGAGTGGACTACCAGTGATATTGCCCAAGTCATGGTTTGGATGAATAAAGGTATGCGTCCACAAGACGCTGCTAATAAATGGTTAAGTAGTAAAAAATAA